From a region of the Candidatus Liberimonas magnetica genome:
- a CDS encoding type II secretion system protein GspK has protein sequence MLRNERGLALIIVLWVAAALSSIAVAGSYTARLERKQASYPLKDFQLLNSALSAIEKVKLEASLDTNDYDSLKENWKTSFEKNYETEDASVYVRVDDGESAINLNTAPRQVLLKIPAIDRVSNKNELVDSLLDWKDADFEYLPDGAEEPYYRSLKSPLHCKNGPLDCMDELNLVKGFNENIVNELKKCATVHSSGKVNINTASLEALMSLPGMDYSLAQAVIANRNGSDLKEGTGDDLPYDNIQKLSDIVGAETYAQIKDLITVRSYFLKVYVKAGKGGYLKELETVLKRNGKDIKTIYLREL, from the coding sequence ATGTTAAGAAATGAAAGAGGCCTGGCTTTAATAATAGTACTCTGGGTAGCTGCTGCGCTCAGCTCAATAGCTGTAGCGGGTTCCTATACCGCAAGGCTTGAAAGGAAACAGGCCTCCTATCCTTTAAAAGACTTTCAGTTATTGAACTCCGCGTTGTCTGCGATAGAAAAGGTGAAGCTTGAAGCCTCTTTAGATACAAATGATTACGATTCGCTTAAGGAAAACTGGAAAACATCTTTTGAAAAAAACTACGAAACAGAAGATGCAAGCGTGTATGTCCGGGTTGATGACGGTGAAAGCGCGATAAACTTAAATACAGCTCCGCGCCAGGTTCTTTTGAAGATACCTGCTATTGACAGGGTTTCAAATAAAAACGAACTGGTGGACTCTCTCCTGGATTGGAAGGATGCGGATTTTGAGTACTTGCCGGATGGAGCAGAAGAACCGTACTACAGGTCCTTAAAATCTCCCCTGCACTGTAAGAACGGGCCTCTTGATTGTATGGATGAATTGAATTTAGTAAAAGGGTTTAACGAAAATATAGTTAATGAACTGAAAAAGTGTGCCACAGTTCATTCAAGCGGAAAGGTCAATATAAATACAGCTTCCCTGGAAGCTTTAATGTCTTTGCCCGGCATGGATTACAGCCTGGCGCAGGCTGTGATAGCGAACAGGAACGGCTCTGACCTTAAAGAAGGGACAGGCGATGACCTGCCGTATGACAACATACAAAAACTTAGCGACATAGTAGGGGCCGAAACCTATGCTCAGATAAAGGATTTGATTACAGTCAGGTCATATTTTCTAAAAGTTTATGTTAAAGCCGGGAAAGGCGGTTATTTAAAAGAACTCGAAACTGTGCTTAAACGAAACGGTAAAGATATAAAGACTATTTATTTAAGAGAGCTTTAA